A region from the Lolium perenne isolate Kyuss_39 chromosome 4, Kyuss_2.0, whole genome shotgun sequence genome encodes:
- the LOC139830464 gene encoding uncharacterized protein, with product MIKELLRIGSQFVGYREYAARAEEKLSEANERVDALAQKLEQSEAARKKAELAASKAKAEVDEAKVKAASVEELQRRLKDAESALDEQKTAQTVREQEIIKRLKSQSRPQTNQDFDLENPVNDPLLDALSLLEFHGREIREGVANASASLSALFPYFFPKKEEPSTFLALAKLFNSSEDLGLKMRQENMKVAVESTVALVADSQQTLDWMKVGDTSQIEHSRWRSLIKAAKPNTKKILAYLGIKPASTPSSSRPEV from the exons atgatcaaagagcttcttcggatcgggtcccaatttgttgggtaccgtgaatatgccgccagagccgaag aaaaactttcagaggccaacgaacgtgtcgacgcacttgctcaaaaactcgagcaaagtgaggcggctcgcaagaaagctgaacttgctgctagcaaagccaaggccgaggttgatgaagccaaggtgaaagctgctagtgtcgaggagctgcagagaaggctcaaagatgccgaatctgccttagatgagcagaaaactgcacaaactgtgcgtgaacaagagatcatcaagcgtctgaagtcgcaaagtcgac cccaaacaaaccaagattttgatctggagaatcccgtcaatgaccctctccttgatgcactttctcttctggagttccatgggcgcgaaattcgtgaaggcgtggccaatgccagtgcaagtttgtcggcgttgttcccctacttcttcccgaagaaagaggaaccttcgactttccttgcccttgccaagcttttcaattcgtcggaagacctgggattgaagatgcgtcaggagaatatgaaggttgctgtcgagagtactgttgccctggttgctgacagccaacagacgcttgattggatgaaggttggcgacaccagccagatagagcattcgagatggaggtcgctgatcaaggcagccaagcccaacactaagaagatcttggcgtatctggggatcaagccagcttcgactcctagctcctcgaggccggaggtctag